One segment of Phaeacidiphilus oryzae TH49 DNA contains the following:
- the pgsB gene encoding poly-gamma-glutamate synthase PgsB yields the protein MLFLYFVLLAACAVLLVAGVLEQRRHYASLEQIPSRVLVNGIRGKSSITRLCAGALRGGGLVTVAKTTGTAARFIHPDATEEPVYRKFGIANVVEQIGIVRRAAAYRPDALVMECMAVMPALQEINQEKLIRSTIGVLCNVREDHLAEMGPTLDDVARSLSRSMPVGGICVTAERDRLHILQEEADARDCRLIAVDPESVTDAELRGFSWFTFKENVAIALAVAELLGVERDVALQGMYDAPPDPGVLSVERYTTPNGKRIRFANVFAANDPESTLMNVRQLETLGAIKRPLNVVINCRPDRVERNGQMGQIIPQLAPEKVFLIGHPTKSAKDFIPAEFTGEIVDLGGDRRDPVELTEGIIDGLAREASLIAIGNIHGQGELFLECLAELPLDESEEPWPAAEEAAGTAPNPERDAITVPISVARPPEPEPYSWVAALETTGPLRQLNERLLADLQARGGADGLPDGYGYPPEQRTASSGHRPGDGDGTPPRPETPRTSWARTEEDLRQELAAGVYDPVEEALVEQTLGGGDRQTMGLRIPGRRELAARAAARRAATHYSGGTPQQRGPYEPYERYPSDPTTESEPRPQTRNDQ from the coding sequence GTGCTGTTCCTCTACTTCGTCCTGCTGGCCGCATGTGCCGTGCTGCTCGTCGCGGGCGTGCTCGAGCAGCGGCGGCACTACGCCTCGCTGGAGCAGATACCCAGCCGGGTGCTGGTCAACGGCATCCGCGGGAAGAGCTCGATCACCCGGCTGTGCGCCGGGGCGCTGCGCGGCGGCGGGCTGGTCACGGTCGCCAAGACGACCGGCACCGCCGCCCGGTTCATCCACCCGGACGCCACCGAGGAGCCGGTCTACCGCAAGTTCGGCATCGCCAACGTGGTGGAGCAGATCGGCATCGTCCGCCGGGCCGCCGCCTACCGCCCGGATGCGCTGGTGATGGAGTGCATGGCGGTGATGCCGGCGCTCCAGGAGATCAACCAGGAGAAGCTGATCCGCAGCACCATCGGCGTGCTGTGCAACGTCCGCGAGGACCACCTCGCCGAGATGGGCCCGACGCTGGACGACGTGGCCCGCTCGCTCTCCCGCTCGATGCCGGTCGGCGGGATCTGCGTGACCGCCGAGCGGGACCGGCTGCACATCCTCCAGGAGGAGGCGGACGCCCGGGACTGCCGGCTGATCGCGGTGGACCCGGAGAGCGTCACCGACGCCGAGCTGCGCGGCTTCTCCTGGTTCACCTTCAAGGAGAACGTGGCGATCGCCCTCGCGGTGGCCGAACTCCTCGGCGTGGAACGGGACGTCGCCCTGCAGGGGATGTACGACGCGCCGCCGGACCCCGGCGTCCTCTCCGTCGAGCGGTACACCACCCCGAACGGCAAGCGGATCCGCTTCGCCAACGTCTTCGCGGCCAACGACCCCGAGTCGACCCTGATGAACGTCCGCCAGCTGGAGACCCTGGGGGCGATCAAGCGCCCGCTGAACGTGGTCATCAACTGCCGCCCGGACCGGGTGGAGCGGAACGGCCAGATGGGCCAGATCATCCCGCAGCTCGCCCCGGAGAAGGTCTTCCTGATCGGCCACCCGACCAAGAGCGCCAAGGACTTCATCCCCGCCGAGTTCACCGGCGAGATCGTCGACCTGGGCGGCGACAGGCGGGACCCGGTGGAGCTCACCGAGGGCATCATCGACGGCCTGGCCAGGGAGGCGTCCCTGATCGCCATCGGCAACATCCACGGCCAGGGCGAGCTCTTCCTGGAATGCCTGGCAGAACTCCCGCTGGACGAGAGCGAGGAGCCCTGGCCGGCGGCCGAGGAGGCGGCGGGCACCGCGCCGAACCCCGAGCGGGACGCGATCACCGTGCCGATCTCGGTGGCCCGCCCGCCCGAGCCCGAGCCGTACAGCTGGGTCGCGGCGCTGGAGACGACCGGCCCGCTGCGCCAGCTGAACGAGCGGCTGCTCGCCGACCTGCAGGCGCGCGGCGGGGCCGACGGCCTCCCGGACGGGTACGGATACCCGCCGGAGCAGCGCACCGCGTCCTCCGGGCACCGCCCCGGCGACGGGGACGGTACGCCGCCGCGTCCGGAGACCCCGCGGACCAGCTGGGCGCGGACCGAGGAGGACCTCCGGCAGGAACTCGCCGCCGGCGTCTACGACCCGGTCGAGGAGGCCCTGGTGGAGCAGACCCTCGGCGGCGGCGACCGGCAGACCATGGGCCTGCGCATCCCCGGCCGCCGCGAGCTGGCCGCCCGGGCCGCCGCCAGACGCGCGGCCACCCACTACTCCGGCGGCACCCCCCAGCAGCGCGGGCCGTACGAGCCGTACGAGCGGTACCCGTCCGACCCGACCACCGAATCCGAGCCGCGACCGCAGACGAGGAACGACCAGTGA
- a CDS encoding STAS domain-containing protein: MTLSVATERSGDWILLRVAGDIDLFSGAVIRERVHEQVADGCHLLVLDLTGVRFCDSSGVGVLIAARRLLRSCGGLLRLVLPDVPPDGGRPPVSAHVHRVFTALGVRRLFDIHPDVDSAIVGEPGREPDPEADAALPLGAVPGQDPGPDPAAERLSA; encoded by the coding sequence GTGACTCTGAGTGTGGCGACGGAGAGATCGGGCGACTGGATCCTGCTGCGGGTCGCGGGGGACATCGACCTGTTCTCCGGCGCTGTCATTCGCGAGCGCGTCCACGAGCAGGTCGCCGACGGGTGCCATCTGCTGGTGCTCGACCTCACCGGGGTGCGGTTCTGCGACTCCAGCGGCGTCGGGGTACTGATCGCCGCCCGCAGACTGCTGCGCTCCTGCGGCGGGCTGCTGCGGCTGGTGCTGCCCGACGTGCCGCCGGACGGCGGGCGGCCGCCGGTCAGCGCGCACGTCCACCGCGTCTTCACGGCGCTGGGGGTGCGCCGGCTCTTCGACATCCACCCGGACGTGGACTCCGCGATCGTCGGCGAACCGGGGCGCGAGCCGGACCCGGAGGCGGACGCCGCCCTCCCGCTCGGCGCCGTCCCCGGGCAGGATCCCGGACCGGACCCGGCGGCGGAGCGGCTGTCGGCCTGA
- a CDS encoding C40 family peptidase, which translates to MYSRPPEAPEAAPTTGVGDGTGDPADAANGSPGAARPASPAGAAALSSLLPRGVSRRALLGGAAGLAVAAAGGGYLWTRERGGGTTAAAAPTGAPVGTDDLAGPYTYERLSSPPRTVARSANGTVVGTFTDGARSCVLEGVSRTFSEPRTTSATVTSSAHIRLMPTTWSQGREKTAWFAEWFPRTLRDTSPDVLDIAAQYGDKAPSKYNRNGLRYAGDAQFGPVVPGQSELSFHYHDEKSDFYDYLGIPWRFSDGTVKQPEKDRLGDVDCSGFMRLVWGYRMGYPMHATNTSGIGLPRRAYAIAAYAPGVLLIPDTHQRPTDLSLLQPGDLVFFAINIGKPIFLDHCGMYMGLDDGGHPRFFSSRSQANGPTMGDLAGRATLDGNGFYAAGLRTARRL; encoded by the coding sequence GTGTACTCGCGTCCACCCGAGGCCCCCGAGGCCGCCCCGACCACCGGTGTCGGCGACGGAACGGGCGATCCGGCCGACGCCGCGAACGGTTCGCCGGGCGCGGCCCGGCCGGCGTCCCCCGCGGGCGCGGCGGCGCTCTCGTCCCTGCTCCCCCGCGGGGTGAGCCGGCGGGCGCTGCTCGGCGGCGCCGCGGGCCTCGCCGTGGCGGCGGCCGGCGGCGGCTACCTGTGGACCCGGGAGCGCGGCGGCGGGACGACGGCGGCGGCGGCGCCGACCGGGGCTCCCGTCGGCACCGACGACCTGGCCGGTCCTTACACCTACGAGCGGCTGAGCTCGCCGCCCCGGACGGTGGCCCGCTCGGCCAACGGGACGGTGGTCGGGACCTTCACCGACGGGGCGCGCTCCTGCGTCCTGGAGGGCGTCTCGCGGACCTTCAGCGAACCCCGCACCACCAGCGCCACGGTGACCAGTTCGGCGCACATCCGGCTGATGCCGACCACCTGGTCGCAGGGCCGGGAGAAGACCGCCTGGTTCGCCGAGTGGTTCCCCAGGACCCTCCGGGACACCTCGCCTGACGTCCTCGACATCGCCGCCCAGTACGGCGACAAGGCCCCGTCGAAGTACAACAGGAACGGGCTGCGGTACGCCGGGGACGCCCAGTTCGGCCCGGTGGTGCCCGGCCAGTCCGAGCTCTCCTTCCACTACCACGACGAGAAGTCGGACTTCTACGACTACCTCGGCATCCCGTGGCGGTTCTCGGACGGCACGGTCAAGCAGCCGGAGAAGGACCGGCTGGGCGACGTCGACTGCTCCGGCTTCATGCGGCTGGTGTGGGGCTACCGGATGGGCTATCCGATGCACGCCACCAACACCTCCGGCATCGGCCTGCCCCGCCGGGCGTACGCGATCGCCGCGTACGCCCCCGGGGTGCTGCTGATCCCGGACACCCACCAGCGGCCGACCGACCTCTCCCTGCTGCAACCCGGGGACCTGGTCTTCTTCGCCATCAACATCGGAAAGCCGATCTTCCTGGACCACTGCGGGATGTACATGGGCCTGGACGACGGCGGCCATCCGCGGTTCTTCTCCAGCCGCTCGCAGGCGAACGGGCCCACCATGGGCGACCTCGCCGGCCGGGCCACGCTGGACGGGAACGGCTTCTACGCGGCCGGACTGAGGACGGCGCGACGCCTGTGA
- a CDS encoding bifunctional glycosyltransferase/CDP-glycerol:glycerophosphate glycerophosphotransferase, translating into MTRVATRLSIVLPVYGVESYLPSCLDSLLSTAAQDIEIVAVDDRSPDASGEILDEYAHRDPRLRVLHLAENQGLGGAREAGIAEAEGDYLWFVDSDDWLSDGAVDAVLQRLAALHSSGLAPDVLVTDYVRSYPDGSSEPNTWRSLMTEPPLPEVFTLRDRPAMLTMIMSAWNKIVRRGFLESLNVSFGRGFYEDISVTYPLLLAAERISYLDLPVYHYRRQREGAITNTASPKHLDAFGQYEAIFRFLDGRPELDDLRTLVFDRTVKQAVTLLGTPGLVPDHLRREFFARISAHFRRHRPEGYRFPKGMRGAQYRLVERDAFAAHERLLPAAGGLRRQARRATPKVRRLGRSAARFGYYQACLRLPMDENLAVYAAYWYRGYACNPAAIYEAQRRLAPQIKGVWVVADRAKAAALPPGTPYVVEGTPAYFRTMATAKYLVNNVNFPHTMTKRPGSVHVQTQHGTPLKTLGLDLAEHPEAADGMDFQRLLEHVARWDFLVSPNPHSTEVFSRVYPGDYEVLETGYPRNDRLVDPDPVEVAKIRGELGIPEADTSILYAPTFREQHGGYVPLLDVAELARKLGAGHTLLVRTHYFYSGALDELADEPGAARVLDVSAHGSVEDLCLASDVLVTDYSSLMFDYAALDRPIVVYAPDWDDYRRIRGVTFDLFAEPPGSVTTTQDELTDALRSGTAKAPAATSLRAAFRARFCPYDDGAAAERVARRVFPTA; encoded by the coding sequence ATGACCCGCGTGGCGACCCGACTCAGCATCGTCCTGCCCGTGTACGGGGTGGAGTCGTACCTGCCGAGCTGCCTGGACTCGCTGCTCTCCACGGCCGCGCAGGACATCGAGATCGTGGCGGTGGACGACCGCTCCCCGGACGCCTCGGGCGAGATCCTGGACGAGTACGCCCACCGCGACCCCCGGCTGCGGGTCCTCCATCTCGCCGAGAACCAGGGCCTGGGCGGGGCCCGGGAGGCCGGGATCGCCGAGGCCGAGGGCGACTACCTCTGGTTCGTGGACAGCGACGACTGGCTGTCCGACGGCGCCGTCGACGCGGTGCTCCAGCGGCTGGCCGCCCTCCACTCCTCCGGTCTGGCGCCGGACGTGCTGGTCACCGACTACGTCCGCTCCTACCCCGACGGCAGCAGCGAGCCCAACACCTGGCGCTCGCTGATGACCGAGCCCCCGCTGCCCGAGGTCTTCACCCTGCGGGACCGGCCGGCCATGCTGACGATGATCATGTCGGCCTGGAACAAGATCGTCCGGCGCGGCTTCCTGGAGTCCCTGAACGTCTCCTTCGGCCGCGGCTTCTACGAGGACATCTCGGTCACCTATCCGCTGCTGCTCGCCGCCGAGCGGATCTCCTACCTCGACCTGCCCGTCTACCACTACCGCCGGCAGCGCGAGGGCGCGATCACCAACACCGCCTCCCCCAAGCACCTGGACGCCTTCGGCCAGTACGAGGCGATCTTCCGCTTCCTGGACGGCCGCCCGGAGCTGGACGACCTCCGCACCCTGGTCTTCGACCGCACGGTCAAGCAGGCGGTCACCCTCCTCGGCACCCCCGGGCTGGTCCCGGACCACCTCCGCCGGGAGTTCTTCGCCCGGATCTCCGCGCACTTCCGGCGGCACCGGCCGGAGGGCTACCGCTTCCCCAAGGGGATGCGCGGCGCCCAGTACCGGCTGGTCGAGCGGGACGCCTTCGCCGCCCACGAGCGGCTGCTGCCGGCCGCGGGCGGACTGCGCCGGCAGGCCCGCCGGGCGACACCCAAGGTCAGGCGGCTCGGCCGCTCGGCCGCGCGCTTCGGCTACTACCAGGCCTGCCTGCGGCTGCCGATGGACGAGAACCTCGCGGTGTACGCGGCCTACTGGTACCGCGGCTACGCCTGCAACCCCGCCGCGATCTACGAGGCGCAGCGGCGGCTGGCCCCCCAGATCAAGGGCGTGTGGGTGGTCGCGGACCGGGCGAAGGCGGCCGCGCTGCCGCCGGGCACCCCCTACGTCGTCGAGGGCACCCCGGCGTACTTCCGGACCATGGCCACCGCCAAGTACCTGGTGAACAACGTCAACTTCCCGCACACCATGACCAAGCGGCCGGGCTCGGTGCATGTGCAGACCCAGCACGGGACTCCGTTGAAGACGCTGGGCCTCGACCTCGCCGAGCACCCCGAGGCGGCGGACGGGATGGACTTCCAGCGGCTGCTGGAGCATGTGGCGCGGTGGGACTTCCTGGTCTCGCCGAACCCCCACTCCACCGAGGTGTTCAGCCGGGTCTACCCCGGCGACTACGAGGTGCTGGAGACCGGATATCCGCGCAACGACCGGCTGGTCGACCCCGACCCGGTCGAAGTGGCCAAGATCCGGGGCGAGTTGGGGATCCCCGAGGCCGACACCTCGATCCTCTACGCACCCACCTTCCGCGAGCAGCACGGGGGTTACGTCCCGCTGCTGGACGTCGCCGAGCTGGCGCGGAAGCTGGGGGCCGGGCACACGCTGCTGGTGCGCACCCACTACTTCTACTCCGGCGCGCTGGACGAGCTGGCGGACGAGCCGGGGGCGGCGCGGGTGCTTGACGTCTCCGCCCACGGCTCGGTCGAGGACCTCTGCCTGGCCTCCGACGTGCTGGTGACGGACTACTCCTCGCTGATGTTCGACTATGCGGCGCTGGACCGGCCGATCGTGGTGTACGCGCCGGACTGGGACGACTACCGGCGGATCCGTGGGGTCACCTTCGACCTCTTCGCGGAGCCGCCGGGCAGCGTGACGACGACCCAGGACGAGCTGACGGACGCCCTCCGCTCGGGCACGGCGAAGGCCCCGGCCGCGACCAGCCTCCGCGCCGCCTTCCGCGCCCGCTTCTGCCCGTACGACGACGGCGCGGCGGCCGAGCGGGTGGCCCGCCGGGTGTTCCCCACGGCCTGA
- a CDS encoding HAMP domain-containing protein: MPLLGGVRPPLAALLVLLLVVALITLFGLGRIHTADVPQAVQDSERQIAADAADALRTSIDDQAVSLRRSAHAWAAAPGSTTQAPAAALKTLAPGTAVSKGAALVDAHSGKLLAASGESVPLSAVEGMAGLRGGTADIAPRLVSDGRNGSRLLYFARAIVTVKASQDPNADQSQDLNTTGTRTVRDWLLVVSEPVTAPAVHGTGRGVQLVDRNGAVLSGAIAAEGTGGPSAAPDASDNASAITQQDGASPGATPTGIQRSHATPSATGAPQLGPGDRALSTEAASAAAAVPHTTDATGSLLGDASGGRRTVAGWASVAGAAQGSSGSATSTKADTGDTDALGLTVVTYRIVQRSELIGGGPQDDSRFALEAAGILLVLALLVWLALLAVLQRPLLRMHLAAARLTGAVAEEPAGPEERRAREEVLARPIAVPRFGEPRRVGRALESIRRQLAEGGEKEGGRPVPGVRVGVRAAVVCCGLVLAVWAVPLLLLVNRVDASSAVPKDVVADQQARTQAAADRLNSSLQQADLELATAAKTLGSGTRPAQRTALRKLLARHHRFRSVYLLDQHGREVLRAGKDPLRTVATLPSGTGITRVNTSGRVPGIAAYTPIPATAGGDGRAVTLVGELEPTVLDGILTRPELGSVYLSDGDFRVLAASVGFRAFEQLPQPGLTTLAKRAQGGAGTKGTAASAIIRTSSSRRLSSASGVAAAAPLSTAGTTGTLNWQVVSVEPAQSLKLAAYQQQWRTMLAGLLALTVGIACLGWLYIVVVRPLRSLAELAARLAEGDRRTVLYPVHHDEIGSVTRSLELLRQALARQASAHRAERATGALAGVGGGPGGSDHHEPALRDD; encoded by the coding sequence ATGCCTCTCCTCGGGGGTGTCCGACCGCCGCTCGCCGCGCTGCTGGTCCTGCTTCTCGTGGTCGCCCTGATCACCCTGTTCGGCCTCGGCCGCATCCACACCGCGGACGTGCCGCAGGCCGTCCAGGACAGCGAGCGGCAGATAGCCGCGGACGCCGCGGACGCCCTCCGCACCTCCATCGACGACCAGGCCGTCTCCCTCCGCCGCAGCGCCCACGCCTGGGCGGCGGCCCCCGGATCCACCACCCAGGCCCCGGCCGCCGCGCTCAAGACCCTGGCCCCCGGCACCGCGGTCAGCAAGGGCGCCGCCCTGGTCGACGCGCACAGCGGCAAGCTGCTCGCGGCCAGCGGGGAGTCGGTGCCGCTGTCCGCCGTGGAGGGGATGGCCGGGCTGCGCGGCGGCACCGCGGACATCGCCCCCCGGCTCGTCTCCGACGGCAGAAACGGTTCGCGGCTGCTGTACTTCGCCCGCGCGATCGTCACCGTGAAGGCCAGTCAGGACCCGAACGCGGACCAGAGCCAGGACCTCAACACCACCGGCACCCGGACCGTGCGGGACTGGCTGCTGGTGGTCTCCGAGCCGGTCACCGCGCCGGCCGTGCACGGCACCGGGCGCGGGGTCCAACTCGTCGACCGGAACGGCGCGGTGCTCTCCGGCGCGATCGCCGCCGAGGGCACCGGAGGGCCCAGCGCGGCCCCGGACGCCAGCGACAACGCCTCCGCGATCACCCAGCAGGACGGCGCGAGCCCCGGCGCGACCCCGACCGGGATCCAGCGGTCGCACGCCACCCCCTCGGCCACCGGCGCTCCCCAACTCGGCCCCGGCGACCGGGCGCTGTCCACCGAGGCCGCCTCCGCCGCGGCGGCCGTGCCGCACACCACCGACGCCACCGGCAGCCTTCTCGGCGACGCCTCCGGCGGGCGGCGTACCGTGGCCGGCTGGGCCTCGGTGGCCGGCGCCGCCCAGGGCAGCAGCGGCTCCGCCACCTCGACCAAGGCCGACACCGGCGACACCGACGCCCTCGGCCTCACCGTGGTCACCTATCGGATCGTCCAGCGCTCCGAGCTGATCGGCGGCGGACCCCAGGACGACTCCCGGTTCGCCCTGGAGGCCGCCGGCATCCTGCTGGTGCTGGCCCTCCTGGTCTGGCTGGCCCTCCTCGCCGTGCTGCAGCGGCCGCTGCTGCGGATGCACCTGGCCGCCGCCCGGCTGACCGGCGCCGTCGCGGAGGAGCCCGCGGGACCGGAGGAGCGCAGGGCCCGCGAGGAGGTGCTGGCCCGCCCGATCGCGGTGCCCCGGTTCGGGGAGCCGCGCCGGGTCGGGCGCGCCCTGGAGTCCATCCGGCGCCAGCTCGCCGAGGGCGGCGAGAAGGAGGGCGGCCGCCCGGTCCCCGGGGTACGGGTCGGCGTCCGGGCCGCGGTGGTCTGCTGCGGCCTGGTGCTCGCCGTCTGGGCCGTGCCGCTGCTCCTCCTGGTCAACCGGGTGGACGCGAGCAGCGCGGTGCCCAAGGACGTCGTCGCCGACCAGCAGGCCCGTACCCAGGCCGCCGCCGACCGGCTCAACTCCTCGCTCCAGCAGGCCGATCTGGAACTCGCCACGGCCGCCAAGACGCTGGGCTCCGGGACCAGGCCGGCGCAGCGGACCGCGCTGCGCAAGCTCCTCGCCCGGCACCACAGGTTCCGCTCGGTCTACCTCCTCGACCAGCACGGCCGCGAGGTGCTGAGGGCCGGCAAGGACCCGCTGCGCACCGTCGCCACCCTGCCCTCGGGCACCGGGATCACCCGGGTGAACACCAGCGGCCGGGTGCCCGGCATCGCCGCCTACACCCCGATCCCGGCCACCGCGGGCGGCGACGGCCGGGCGGTGACGCTGGTCGGCGAGCTCGAACCGACCGTGCTTGACGGCATCCTGACCCGGCCCGAGCTGGGCTCGGTCTACCTCTCGGACGGCGACTTCCGGGTGCTCGCGGCCAGCGTCGGCTTCCGCGCCTTCGAGCAGCTGCCGCAGCCCGGGCTGACCACGCTGGCCAAGCGGGCCCAGGGCGGGGCCGGCACCAAGGGCACCGCGGCCTCCGCGATCATCAGGACCAGTTCCAGCCGGCGGCTCAGCTCAGCCTCCGGGGTGGCCGCGGCGGCGCCGCTGTCCACCGCGGGCACCACCGGGACGCTCAACTGGCAGGTGGTCTCGGTGGAGCCGGCCCAGTCGCTGAAGCTGGCGGCCTACCAGCAGCAGTGGCGGACCATGCTCGCCGGTCTGCTGGCCCTGACCGTCGGCATCGCCTGCCTCGGCTGGCTGTACATCGTCGTGGTGCGGCCGCTGCGCTCGCTGGCCGAGCTGGCGGCGCGGCTCGCCGAGGGCGACCGGCGGACCGTCCTCTACCCCGTCCACCACGACGAGATCGGCTCCGTCACCCGCAGCCTCGAACTGCTCCGCCAGGCGCTCGCCCGGCAGGCCTCGGCCCACCGAGCCGAGCGCGCGACCGGCGCGCTGGCCGGGGTCGGCGGCGGCCCCGGCGGCAGCGATCACCACGAGCCCGCGCTGCGGGACGACTAG
- a CDS encoding poly-gamma-glutamate biosynthesis protein PgsC/CapC, with the protein MIPAAITPTVATLGIALGLVFSLVCYLTTNLSPGGMITPGWLALTMVTDLQRAGLMLAITVLTYLATRVLQRNVILYGKRLFAAVVLCAVLLQCTVMLLLQQEFPLLYTTQTLGFIVPGLIAYQLVRQPVAATAISTTAVTLATYVVLIAGLLMGVMPTG; encoded by the coding sequence GTGATCCCCGCCGCCATCACGCCCACGGTAGCCACCCTGGGCATCGCCCTCGGACTGGTCTTCTCGCTGGTCTGCTACCTCACCACCAACCTCTCCCCGGGCGGCATGATCACCCCCGGCTGGCTGGCGCTGACCATGGTGACGGACCTTCAGCGGGCCGGGCTGATGCTGGCCATCACGGTGCTGACCTACCTCGCCACCCGGGTGCTCCAGCGCAATGTGATCCTCTACGGCAAGCGGCTCTTCGCGGCCGTGGTGCTCTGCGCGGTGCTGCTGCAGTGCACCGTGATGCTGCTGCTCCAGCAGGAGTTCCCGCTGCTGTACACCACGCAGACGCTGGGCTTCATCGTCCCCGGCCTGATCGCCTACCAGCTGGTGCGGCAGCCCGTCGCGGCCACCGCGATCTCCACCACGGCGGTCACCCTGGCCACCTACGTGGTGCTGATCGCCGGCCTGCTGATGGGCGTCATGCCGACCGGCTGA
- a CDS encoding glycosyltransferase family 39 protein — protein sequence MPATDADGAPAERAKAVVSTGPVRVAWGSEGKSGRSAGSGGGSDPTGAAGGSGRTDEEDPAERTARLTAPRRFDETTVLRVLKDLPKPVTGGRAAARRARTQRAGAASGGYQHPWQRWESGALAGVLALAALLYGWGMDHAQLHPYYTAAVRSMAASWHAFVYGGVDVSGSVSVDKLPGGLWPQALSVRIFGPHSWAAALPQVVEGVLTVYLTHRYVRAWAGPVAAAIAALVLTLTPVAVVLDRHNIPDTLLTLLLVLAAGACQKALHNGRFGPLLWCGVWVGLAFQAKMLQAWLVLPAFAAVYLFAGPGGLGRRALRLLPAGLLSLLVSCFWIILVQLTPAGSRPYLDGTSNNNPFTLVFGYNGLSRFGSDPTALGAVAGTSASRTTGNTGLGMLVNHVVGPQISWFLPLALMALVLAVVWGRGEERTEPFRAGFLMWGGWLLVQALIFSASNGNHGYYMVVLAPAIAALAGGGLKLCWNEYHWGEGRARRWALPAGLGFTLVWALWLQSPHHGFTDWMPPLAVMLGFCGVLGLAARGPRTRPRTLRWAFAAGVAATLVAPAVWGFSALNPVYAGADVSPLAGPVGSEFTDLKHHEASVSTVSMNNPTTRDRALLGYLTAHRGGAKYLLAAQAAYSAEPLLRDTPEPILVLGGFTGLTPFPSQTEFASYVTSKQVRYALLTTRRPDTPATRWVKQNCAIVPSEAYGRQNPGSFTLHDCATKPAKPAKPAKRTGKK from the coding sequence ATGCCAGCCACCGACGCGGACGGCGCACCCGCCGAGCGGGCGAAGGCCGTCGTCTCGACCGGCCCGGTCCGGGTCGCCTGGGGCTCGGAAGGAAAGAGCGGCAGGTCGGCCGGCTCCGGCGGCGGCTCCGACCCGACCGGCGCCGCCGGCGGTTCCGGCCGGACGGACGAGGAGGACCCCGCCGAGCGGACCGCCCGGCTGACCGCCCCCCGCCGGTTCGACGAGACCACGGTGCTGCGCGTCCTGAAGGACCTCCCCAAGCCGGTGACCGGCGGGCGCGCCGCCGCCCGGCGGGCCCGCACCCAGCGTGCCGGGGCCGCGTCCGGCGGCTACCAGCACCCCTGGCAGCGCTGGGAGTCCGGGGCGCTCGCCGGCGTCCTCGCGCTGGCCGCGCTCCTCTACGGCTGGGGCATGGACCACGCCCAGCTCCACCCGTACTACACGGCGGCCGTCCGCTCGATGGCCGCCAGCTGGCACGCCTTCGTCTACGGCGGGGTGGACGTGTCCGGCTCGGTGAGCGTGGACAAGCTGCCCGGCGGGCTCTGGCCGCAGGCGCTCTCGGTCCGGATCTTCGGCCCGCACTCCTGGGCGGCGGCCCTGCCGCAGGTCGTCGAGGGCGTGCTGACGGTCTACCTGACCCACCGCTACGTCCGCGCCTGGGCCGGTCCGGTGGCCGCGGCGATCGCCGCGCTGGTGCTGACCCTGACGCCGGTGGCCGTCGTGCTGGACCGGCACAACATCCCGGACACCCTCCTCACCCTGCTGCTGGTGCTGGCCGCCGGGGCCTGCCAGAAGGCCCTCCACAACGGCCGGTTCGGCCCCCTGCTGTGGTGCGGGGTGTGGGTCGGGCTGGCCTTCCAGGCCAAGATGCTCCAGGCCTGGCTGGTGCTGCCGGCCTTCGCCGCGGTCTACCTCTTCGCCGGGCCCGGCGGGCTCGGCAGACGGGCCCTCCGGCTGCTGCCGGCCGGGCTGCTGTCGCTGCTGGTCTCCTGCTTCTGGATCATCCTGGTGCAGCTGACCCCGGCCGGGAGCCGCCCGTACCTCGACGGCACCTCCAACAACAACCCGTTCACCCTGGTCTTCGGCTACAACGGGCTCAGCCGCTTCGGCTCCGACCCGACCGCGCTGGGCGCGGTGGCCGGCACCAGCGCCAGCCGCACCACCGGCAACACCGGCCTGGGGATGCTGGTCAACCACGTCGTCGGACCGCAGATCTCCTGGTTCCTGCCGCTGGCCCTGATGGCCCTGGTGCTGGCCGTGGTCTGGGGCCGCGGCGAGGAGCGCACCGAGCCGTTCCGCGCCGGATTCCTGATGTGGGGCGGCTGGCTGCTGGTGCAGGCCCTGATCTTCTCGGCGTCCAACGGCAACCACGGCTACTACATGGTCGTGCTGGCCCCGGCGATCGCCGCGCTGGCCGGCGGCGGGCTCAAGCTCTGCTGGAACGAGTACCACTGGGGCGAGGGCCGGGCCAGGCGCTGGGCGCTGCCGGCCGGCCTCGGGTTCACCCTGGTCTGGGCGCTCTGGCTGCAGTCCCCGCACCACGGGTTCACCGACTGGATGCCGCCGCTGGCCGTGATGCTCGGCTTCTGCGGCGTGCTGGGACTGGCCGCCCGCGGGCCGCGCACCCGGCCGCGCACGCTGCGCTGGGCGTTCGCCGCCGGGGTGGCGGCGACCCTGGTCGCCCCCGCGGTCTGGGGCTTCTCCGCGCTCAACCCGGTCTACGCGGGCGCCGACGTCTCGCCGCTGGCGGGCCCGGTGGGCAGCGAGTTCACCGACCTCAAGCACCACGAGGCCTCGGTGAGCACGGTCTCCATGAACAACCCGACCACCCGCGACCGGGCGCTGCTCGGCTATCTGACGGCGCATCGGGGCGGGGCGAAGTACCTGCTGGCGGCGCAGGCGGCGTACTCGGCGGAGCCGCTGCTGCGGGACACCCCCGAGCCGATCCTGGTCCTCGGCGGCTTCACCGGCCTCACGCCGTTCCCCTCGCAGACGGAGTTCGCCTCGTACGTCACCTCCAAGCAGGTCCGGTACGCGCTGCTGACCACCCGGCGGCCGGACACCCCGGCCACCCGGTGGGTGAAGCAGAACTGCGCGATCGTCCCCTCGGAGGCCTACGGCCGGCAGAACCCCGGCTCGTTCACCCTCCACGACTGCGCGACCAAGCCCGCGAAGCCCGCCAAGCCGGCGAAGCGGACCGGGAAGAAGTGA